CATCAAAATTGTCCTGGTAAAACATGAAACTACCTCGGGTATTCAAAATTGCCAGTGATTTATCTTTGAGCAAAGGTGCAACATTCTATCCTGTTTCCGTCGTTGAGAGAATCCTTACTGAAGATCATTTGATCCGGAGGGAAATCACATTTTGAATATAGATAAGATCTTTTAAATAGATCTTCTGTTAGATCTATTATATGGATCCACCGATCGTGTGGATAAGTGATAAATGATCCTTATGATCATGATGTTAGGAAGGATCATTTGTTGTGGAACGGCATGGATCTCTACAAGGATTAGCTGGGATCAAAAACGGTAGTTATCAACAAGCGAATATGAGCCTAGAAGTTATTAAATGGATAACTATTGGTTGATCACTGTTTAGATCTATAGTTATCCACAGAAAAAAGTTTACGGATCGTATAATTCTGAGTAAAAATCTGTGTGTTTTTTGCTCAGTTTAGGTTTTTTTTCCAGTTGTCCAACCATGCCTCAGCTGGATCTTCCGGTACCGGATCCTGTGAAACATCAATTTCCAATCGCTCTCCGAGGCGGATCGCCCCCAGTTTTGCCAGTAGTTGATCGATATTCTTGGCTGCGGCACAGAAGGTATCGTAGCTGGAGTCACCCAGACCGATCACACCATAGTGTAAGCGGGCAAGATCCGGCTGCTGGCTGGTCAATTGTTCTACGAAAGGCTGGAAATTGTCAGGAAACTCGCCGGCACCGTGGGTGGAGCAGACCACCAGCCAAATATTGTCAGTCGGAAGCTGTTCCAGTTCGGCCTGATTGATGATCTCGGTGCTGTGGCCGGCTTGCTCCAGCAGTTCGCTGAGGTGATCGGCGACATATTCGGCGCCTCCGAGGGTACTGCCGGTAATAAGGGTGATGTGGCTCATGGTATACATACCTGTGTAGATATTCACAACAAATTTATACACAGCATTGTACTGGCTCAGAGCAGGGATGAAAGCCTGATCTTGCGGTAAGGAGGATCTTTTCCGAAAGGTTATTCACAGCCTGCCCCGAGGATCCGAAGCAGGCTGCGAAGGGGATCGCGTTGGCGGGCTCGGTTATTTACCGATACAGAACGAGGTAAAGATCCGGCCGAGCAGATCATCGGAGGTGAACTCGCCGGTGATCTCACTCAGGTGCTGCTGGGCGAGGCGCAGTTCTTCGGCCAGGATTTCCCCAGCCATGAAGCCTTCCAGCTGCTCTTTACCCGTTTCCAAGTGGCTGGCTGCGCGCTCCAGGGCATCAAGGTGACGGCGGCGGGCCATAAAGCCCCCTTCGGTCGTGCCGGCAAAGCCCATACACTCCTTGAGGTGCTCACGCAGTGGCTCTACGCCATCACCGGTGCGGGCTGATAGGCGGATCAGGGTTGGGTTGTTGACGTGGCAGATCCCGGTCTTTTCGCCCGTGAGCTCGACCTTGTTGCGGATCACTGTGATGCCCAAGCCTTGCGGCAGGCGTTCGACGAACTCTGGCCAGATCTCTGCCGGGTCAGTGGCGTCGGTGGTGGTGCTGTCGACCATGAACAGCACGCGGTCTGCCTGCTGGATTTCTTCCCATGCGCGTTCGATACCGATGCGCTCTACTTCGTCAGAAGCCTCGCGCAGGCCGGCGGTGTCGATGATATGCAGCGGCATGCCATCGATGTGGATATGCTCGCGCAGGACGTCACGGGTGGTGCCTGCGATGTCGGTGACAATAGCGCTGTCTTTGCCGGACAGGGCGTTGAGCAGGCTGGACTTACCGGCATTGGGACGACCGGCGATAACCACCTTCATCCCTTCGCGCATAATTGCCCCCTGGTTGGCTTCGCGGCGTACCGCATCGAGGCGGCCGATAATGCCATCGAGATCGCCGGCAACCTTGCCGTCGGACAGGAAGTCGATTTCCTCTTCCGGGAAGTCTATGGCGGCTTCGACATAGATACGCAGATGGATAAGGGCCTCGACCAGTTCGTTAACCCGGGTCGAGAAGGCGCCCTGAAGCGATTTGAAGGCACTTTTCGCCGCTTCCTCTGAGCTGGCATCAATCAGGTCGGCAATCGCCTCTGCTTGTGCCAGGTCGAGCTTGTCGTTCATGAAGGCACGTTCGGAGAACTCCCCCGGCCGGGCTGCTCGAATGCCGTCGATTGCCAGGATGCGGCGGATCATCATATCCATCAGTACCGGGCCGCCATGGCCCTGCAGCTCAAGGACGTCTTCACCAGTAAAAGAGTTCGGTCCCTTGAAGAACAACGCAATACCTTGATCCAATGCCGTGCCATCTTCATTCTTGAAGGGCAGGTACTCGGCATAGCGTGGCTTGAGTTCGCGGCCGGCAACGGCAAGGGCGACTTCTTTGGCTTTCGGGCCCGAGACGCGGATAATGCCGACGCCGCCTCGTCCCGGCGGAGTGGCTTGGGCAACTATGGTATCTGTATGTTCAGTCATAATTTTGGCTTAGCTTGATAAATACGCTGCAATTGTAAACAGAGTAGTGGCGATTGCCCAGCAATGGCAAGCGCTTGGGGTTAAGGGAATAAAAAAGGCGGCCCGCAGGCCGCCTTCTATCTCAACGTGGGTCTGCATTATTTGCTATGCAGGCCTTTCTTCTCCAGCGAACGGTAAATCAGCGTCTGCTGGATCAGCGTTACAATGTTCGATACCAGCCAGTAAAGCACCAGGCCTGACGGGAAGAACAGGAAGAAGAAGGTGAACATCACCGGCATGAAGGTCATGATCTTCTGCTGCATCGGGTCTGTTACCGTTGTCGGGCTCATCTTCTGGATCAGGAACATGGTCGCACCCATCAGCAGCGGCAGGATGTAGAACGGATCCTGTGCTGACAAGTCGTGAATCCAACCGAAGAACGGTGCGTGACGCAGTTCAACTGATTCCATCAGTGCCCAGTATAGGGCGATGAAGATTGGCATCTGTAGCAAGATTGGTAGACAGCCACCCAGCGGGTTCACTTTCTCTTTCTTGTACAGCTCCATCATTTCCTGGCTCATGCGCTGGCGGTCGTCGCCTAGGCGCTCACGCATTGCCTGCAGTTTTGGCTGCAGCATACGCATCTTCGCCATCGAAGTGTACTGCGCTTTGGTCAGCGGGTACATCGCACCACGAACGATGAAAGTCAGGATGATGATCGCCAGACCCCAGTTCACCACGATACTCTGGATGAACGACAGCAGGCTGTGTAGTGGGCTTGCGATGAACCATAGCCAGCCGTAATCAACGGTTAGGTTAAGGTTGTTAGCGGTCGCAGCCATCTGGTCTTGCAGCTTAGGACCTACCCACAGTGTTGCTGTTAGTGATTCCTCACTACCCGGTACAACCGTTGTGGTTGGCATGCGAACACCGATGTAGCCCTGACC
This Photobacterium gaetbulicola Gung47 DNA region includes the following protein-coding sequences:
- a CDS encoding flavodoxin (COG0716); translation: MSHITLITGSTLGGAEYVADHLSELLEQAGHSTEIINQAELEQLPTDNIWLVVCSTHGAGEFPDNFQPFVEQLTSQQPDLARLHYGVIGLGDSSYDTFCAAAKNIDQLLAKLGAIRLGERLEIDVSQDPVPEDPAEAWLDNWKKNLN
- a CDS encoding tRNA modification GTPase TrmE (COG0486), whose amino-acid sequence is MTEHTDTIVAQATPPGRGGVGIIRVSGPKAKEVALAVAGRELKPRYAEYLPFKNEDGTALDQGIALFFKGPNSFTGEDVLELQGHGGPVLMDMMIRRILAIDGIRAARPGEFSERAFMNDKLDLAQAEAIADLIDASSEEAAKSAFKSLQGAFSTRVNELVEALIHLRIYVEAAIDFPEEEIDFLSDGKVAGDLDGIIGRLDAVRREANQGAIMREGMKVVIAGRPNAGKSSLLNALSGKDSAIVTDIAGTTRDVLREHIHIDGMPLHIIDTAGLREASDEVERIGIERAWEEIQQADRVLFMVDSTTTDATDPAEIWPEFVERLPQGLGITVIRNKVELTGEKTGICHVNNPTLIRLSARTGDGVEPLREHLKECMGFAGTTEGGFMARRRHLDALERAASHLETGKEQLEGFMAGEILAEELRLAQQHLSEITGEFTSDDLLGRIFTSFCIGK